One window from the genome of Oncorhynchus masou masou isolate Uvic2021 unplaced genomic scaffold, UVic_Omas_1.1 unplaced_scaffold_1539, whole genome shotgun sequence encodes:
- the LOC135531175 gene encoding component of gems protein 1-like produces MRPISNIRPISNEANKHYEANKHYETNKHYETNKQYETNKQYETNKHYETNEHYETNKQYETNKHYETNKQYETNKQYKTNKHYETNKQYETNKHYETNKHYETNKHYETNKHYETNKQYETNKHYETNKHYETKKQYETNKHHETNKHYETNKHYETNKQYETNKHYETKKQYETNKHHETNKHYETNKHYETNKHYETNKHYETNKHHETNKHYETNKHYETNEHYETNKHYETNNHYEINKVRGRESHYETNKQYETNKHYEINKQYETNKNYEINKQYETNKQYETNKQYETNKQYETNKHYEANKHYETNKHYETNKIYETNKQYETNKHYETNKHYETNKHYETNKHYETNKHYEANKQYETNKHYETNKHDETNKHYETNKHDETNKHYETNKHYETNKHYETNKHYETNKHYETNKHYETNKHYETNKHYETNKHDETNKHYETNKHYEINKQYETNKHYETNKQYETNKHYEANRPVRKTS; encoded by the exons ATGAGACCAATAAGCAATATAAGACCAATAAGCAACGAGGCCAATAAGCACTATGAGGCCAATAAACACTATGAGACCAATAAGCACTATGAGACCAATAAGCAATATGAGACCAATAAGCAATATGAGACCAATAAGCACTATGAGACCAATGAGCACTATGAGACCAATAAGCAATATGAGACCAATAAGCACTATGAGACCAATAAGCAATATGAGACCAATAAGCAATATAAGACCAATAAGCACTATGAGACCAATAAGCAATATGAGACCAATAAGCACTATGAGACCAATAAGCACTATGAGACCAATAAGCACTATGAGACCAATAAGCACTATGAGACCAATAAGCAATATGAGACCAATAAGCACTATGAGACCAATAAGCACTATGAGACCAAAAAGCAATATGAGACCAATAAGCACCATGAGACCAATAAGCACTATGAGACCAATAAGCACTATGAGACCAATAAGCAATATGAGACCAATAAGCACTATGAGACCAAAAAGCAATATGAGACCAATAAGCACCATGAGACCAATAAGCACTATGAGACCAATAAGCACTATGAGACCAATAAGCACTATGAGACCAATAAGCACTATGAGACCAATAAGCACCATGAGACCAATAAGCACTATGAGACCAATAAGCACTATGAGACCAATGAGCACTATGAGACCAATAAGCACTATGAGACCAATAATCACTATGAGATCAATAA ggttagaggcagagaatcccactATGAGACCAATAAGCAATATGAGACCAATAAGCACTATGAGATCAATAAGCAATATGAGACCAATAAGAACTATGAGATCAATAAGCAATATGAGACCAATAAGCAATATGAGACCAATAAGCAATATGAGACCAATAAGCAATATGAGACCAATAAGCACTATGAGGCCAATAAGCACTATGAGACCAATAAGCACTATGAGACCAATAAGATCTATGAGACCAATAAGCAATATGAGACCAATAAGCACTATGAGACCAATAAGCACTATGAGACCAATAAGCACTATGAGACCAATAAGCACTATGAGACCAATAAGCACTATGAGGCCAATAAGCAATATGAGACCAATAAGCACTATGAGACCAATAAACACGATGAGACCAATAAGCACTATGAGACCAATAAACACGATGAGACCAATAAGCACTATGAGACCAATAAGCACTATGAGACCAATAAGCACTATGAGACCAATAAGCACTATGAGACCAATAAGCACTATGAGACCAATAAGCACTATGAGACCAATAAGCACTATGAGACCAATAAGCACTATGAGACCAATAAACACGATGAGACCAATAAGCACTATGAGACCAATAAGCACTATGAGATCAATAAGCAATATGAGACCAATAAGCACTATGAGACCAATAAGCAATATGAGACCAATAAGCACTATGAGGCCAATAGGCCTGTGAGGAAAACCAGTTAG
- the LOC135531170 gene encoding LOW QUALITY PROTEIN: INO80 complex subunit C-like (The sequence of the model RefSeq protein was modified relative to this genomic sequence to represent the inferred CDS: inserted 1 base in 1 codon), producing MASPNHSPGVEGAVRVTASPAGKIQTLVLASXPGRLRGKKRPANTATSPAVLASGNNSKKKKFQPIANPTQAQVTAVEAVSEGKAVGVSDAVGPATTEPAAKPLPFKDPIFVHSGIGGAAAGKKNRTWKNLKQILAVERTLPWKINDPNYYSIEAPPSLKPTKKYSDISGLPANYTDPQTKLRFTSSEEFSFLRLLPTDAVTGYLALRKATCIVP from the exons ATGGCTTCTCCGAACCATAGCCCGGGTGTAGAAGGGGCGGTCAGGGTAACGGCTTCGCCAGCTGGTAAAATACAGACGTTGGTTTTGGCTT AGCCTGGCCGGCTCCGCGGTAAGAAGAGACCTGCAAACACCGCCACCTCTCCTGCTGTACTCGCCAGTGGGAACAACAGCAAGAAGAAGAAATTTCAGCCCATCGCAAACCCGACACAAGCACAG GTGACTGCAGTGGAGGCAGTGTCTGAGGGGAAGGCAGTGGGCGTGTCTGACGCTGTAGGTCCAGCCACAACGGAACCAGCAGCCAAACCCCTGCCCTTCAAAGACCCAATATTTGTG CATTCAGGGATAGGGGGAGCTGCAGCAGGAAAAAAGAACCGGACCTGGAAAAACCTGAAACAGATTCTTGCAGTGGAACGGACTCTACCCTGGAAGATCAATGACCCCAATT ACTACAGCATCGAAGCCCCTCCCTCCCTGAAGCCAACCAAGAAATACTCAGACATCTCTGGACTCCCT GCGAACTACACTGACCCCCAGACCAAGCTGAGGTTCACGTCATCTGAGGAGTTCTCCTTCCTGCGCCTGCTCCCCACTGACGCCGTCACCGGTTACCTGGCGCTCCGCAAGGCCACCTGCATTGTACCCTGA